One Engystomops pustulosus chromosome 11, aEngPut4.maternal, whole genome shotgun sequence DNA window includes the following coding sequences:
- the LOC140105954 gene encoding cholesterol 25-hydroxylase-like protein, producing the protein MNCTVQVALPNFSTYREMTDSGSILLQPIWDFVRSKEHVISSPFYPAIFSFTVYMFFCLPYLALDVLCHKIPALKKYQVQPKSRPTLAMVLHCLAHTIYSHLVYIFPLTVAYVYWKPVDMPFAAPKLHRFILDIIACLLLFDFQYFAWHLLHHRVPWLYKTFHKMHHKYTATFVLATQYSSAWEMLSLGFFANVSPILLNCHPMTEMAVFVIHIYLSVEDHCGYDMPWATHKLVPFGLCSGPGHHDLHHEKFVSNYAPYFTHWDKLFNTLAQKKAKKP; encoded by the coding sequence ATGAACTGCACTGTGCAAGTAGCACTACCAAACTTCTCCACCTACAGGGAGATGACAGATTCCGGCTCCATCTTACTACAGCCAATATGGGACTTTGTCAGATCCAAGGAGCATGTGATTAGTTCACCTTTCTATCCGGCTATCTTCTCCTTCACAGTCTACATGTTCTTCTGTCTCCCTTACCTGGCACTAGATGTCCTCTGCCACAAGATACCTGCTTTGAAGAAATACCAGGTCCAGCCAAAGTCCAGACCTACCTTGGCAATGGTGCTACACTGCCTGGCGCACACTATTTACAGCCATCTGGTATATATCTTTCCACTAACTGTTGCGTATGTATACTGGAAACCAGTAGATATGCCATTtgcagctccaaagctgcatcgATTCATCCTGGACATCATTGCGTGCCTACTTCTATTTGACTTCCAGTATTTTGCATGGCACCTGCTCCATCATCGTGTTCCCTGGTTATACAAGACATTCCACAAGATGCATCACAAGTACACCGCCACCTTTGTGTTGGCTACACAGTATTCCAGCGCGTGGGAGATGCTGTCCCTTGGATTCTTTGCCAATGTCAGCCCCATCTTGCTGAATTGTCACCCAATGACTGAAATGGCCGTCTTCGTCATCCACATCTACTTGTCCGTGGAAGATCACTGTGGTTATGACATGCCATGGGCTACACACAAGTTGGTACCATTCGGTTTATGTAGTGGACCAGGTCATCATGATCTCCATCATGAGAAGTTTGTGTCTAATTACGCTCCTTACTTCACTCATTGGGACAAGTTGTTCAATACCTTAGCACAGAAGAAGGCAAAGAAACCTTAA